The genomic region GACTGGCCGCCGACGACAGCGATAAGACCCGAAGAGAAAGGCGAGCGCGATGGAACCGACCACGATGATGGCAGATCTGACGTTGAGCGATGAACTCCAGGACGTGGATCTGGGCGATAAACGGCGCAACGAGCGCTATGTCAGAATCGCCGGACGACTGGCCGCGCAACCCGATAA from Lujinxingia vulgaris harbors:
- a CDS encoding IS4/Tn5 family transposase DNA-binding protein, with translation MADLTLSDELQDVDLGDKRRNERYVRIAGRLAAQPD